A DNA window from Luteolibacter luteus contains the following coding sequences:
- a CDS encoding rhomboid family intramembrane serine protease: MGTADRDYFRDEEARYTAGGRPPLPPVTKFLLIANIAIFLIDLLTRKDGRTFGIINQQFCFTIESAFKEGRIWELVTFQFLHYGLLHIAFNCVALFFFGPWVERWWGTGRFIAFYLLCGVAGALFFTLLALVGILPDSTDSPLVGASAGIYGLMIGTAVISPNAMVSLLIPPVTLSMRTFAWCVIGLAVAVIVGDVVIGGSFFRNSGGEAGHLGGAILGFILMRFPFLLRKGSASKVIRPKEFRRKSAPKLRPRSEVDVSSSEVDRILDKIGREGIQSLTEREREILQKASKSKDEL, translated from the coding sequence ATGGGAACTGCCGACCGGGATTACTTTCGTGATGAAGAAGCGCGCTACACCGCAGGGGGGCGTCCGCCTTTGCCGCCGGTCACCAAGTTCCTGTTGATCGCGAATATCGCGATCTTCTTGATCGACCTGCTGACCCGGAAGGATGGCCGGACTTTCGGGATCATTAACCAGCAGTTTTGTTTCACCATTGAGAGTGCCTTCAAGGAGGGAAGGATCTGGGAACTCGTCACCTTCCAGTTCCTTCACTACGGCTTGCTGCATATCGCCTTCAATTGCGTGGCGCTCTTTTTCTTTGGTCCTTGGGTGGAGCGTTGGTGGGGGACCGGTCGTTTCATTGCCTTCTATCTGCTTTGCGGTGTCGCGGGAGCACTGTTCTTTACCTTGCTTGCCTTGGTCGGGATTCTTCCCGATTCCACGGACTCGCCTTTGGTAGGCGCTTCCGCCGGGATTTACGGGCTGATGATTGGCACCGCGGTGATTTCCCCGAATGCGATGGTGAGTTTGCTCATCCCGCCGGTGACGCTCTCGATGCGGACCTTTGCCTGGTGCGTGATTGGCTTGGCGGTGGCAGTCATCGTGGGCGACGTCGTGATTGGCGGGTCCTTCTTCCGGAATAGCGGTGGTGAGGCCGGTCACTTGGGTGGAGCCATTCTCGGTTTCATCCTGATGCGCTTTCCGTTCCTGCTGCGGAAGGGTTCGGCGTCGAAAGTCATTCGCCCGAAGGAATTCCGCCGGAAGTCCGCGCCCAAGCTTCGCCCTCGTTCCGAGGTCGATGTGTCGTCGTCCGAGGTGGATCGTATTCTCGACAAGATCGGCCGTGAAGGCATTCAGAGCCTGACGGAACGCGAACGCGAGATTCTCCAAAAAGCCTCCAAGTCCAAAGACGAGCTATGA
- a CDS encoding RNA polymerase sigma factor — protein MNIFQRLASKKLLGPAESGSAASGNPGEEPEDEALVLRAKAGDMKAYDTLVTRHRGRIYAMIRNMVKNETDAWDLSQEVFIKAWQALPRFEVKARFTTWLYRIAHNTVYDFTRRRRPEGGDELNDELLNRDRIDPAAVSAPSESRSPDEALVGDELRVKIESALAKLSPEHREAVVLKDVQGLAYKEIAEVMSCSIGTVMSRLFYARQKLQSLLKDEYDAR, from the coding sequence ATGAATATTTTCCAGCGCCTCGCGTCGAAAAAGTTGCTGGGACCCGCCGAGTCCGGCTCTGCAGCCTCGGGAAATCCCGGGGAGGAGCCGGAGGACGAGGCTCTCGTGCTGCGCGCGAAAGCGGGCGACATGAAGGCATACGACACGCTCGTCACCCGGCATCGAGGAAGAATTTACGCCATGATCCGCAATATGGTCAAAAATGAGACGGACGCTTGGGACCTGTCCCAAGAGGTCTTCATCAAGGCGTGGCAGGCCCTGCCACGCTTCGAGGTGAAGGCCCGTTTCACGACTTGGCTCTACCGGATCGCGCACAATACGGTCTATGATTTCACCCGCCGCCGGCGTCCGGAAGGCGGGGACGAACTGAATGATGAACTTTTAAACCGCGACCGGATCGACCCGGCGGCGGTTTCAGCCCCCAGCGAATCCCGCAGTCCCGACGAGGCCCTGGTGGGAGACGAACTCCGTGTGAAAATCGAATCCGCCCTCGCCAAGCTTTCTCCCGAACATCGGGAGGCAGTGGTCTTGAAAGACGTGCAGGGTTTGGCGTATAAAGAGATCGCCGAGGTGATGAGCTGCTCCATCGGCACGGTGATGAGCCGTCTCTTCTACGCCCGCCAAAAACTCCAATCCCTTCTCAAGGATGAATACGATGCCCGATGA
- a CDS encoding FAD-dependent oxidoreductase, which translates to MTADIIVLGAGSAGLAAAVTAARQGARVLLLERHGFAGGMGTASLVHTFCGLYQIDGEEPVLANPGFPAEIAERMLHATGARGPVKMGRVWVLMQHPVEFVRIADELLAGSGVEVLFHAEVVSTRKSPEGWSLGIASRGGLIEAACKVLIDTSGDAVLAGMLGGEADLTEPARLQRPAYVFGIQGVTGGESGLQLAGRIVGGVRNGVLPKEALGLHFRASGRVAESFGTIDLSGTEEGDYDPLDAACLTRLERSGRATAAVAIDFLKREAPGWEGAYISHWPVRAGVRESRRWKGRHLLTGAEVLSGASHPDDIALATWPLEFRETNRGPKLRYPESEQPAGIPLGSLIPMGLENVFTAGRCLSCDHEAQASIRVMGTCFATGQAAGMAAALAAKGESPEEAPAALRKAFG; encoded by the coding sequence ATGACGGCGGATATCATCGTTCTCGGTGCCGGGAGCGCCGGTTTGGCTGCGGCGGTAACCGCTGCGCGGCAGGGAGCTCGGGTTTTGCTGCTAGAGCGCCATGGCTTCGCGGGAGGGATGGGAACGGCCTCGCTGGTCCACACCTTCTGCGGGCTCTACCAAATCGATGGGGAAGAACCGGTGCTGGCAAACCCAGGGTTTCCCGCGGAAATTGCGGAGCGGATGCTGCACGCCACTGGTGCTCGGGGACCAGTGAAAATGGGGCGCGTCTGGGTGTTGATGCAGCATCCGGTAGAATTTGTCCGCATCGCCGATGAGCTTTTGGCCGGGTCCGGGGTGGAGGTGCTTTTCCATGCCGAGGTCGTTTCCACAAGGAAGTCTCCGGAAGGCTGGAGCCTCGGGATTGCCAGCCGCGGTGGGCTCATTGAAGCCGCTTGCAAGGTGCTGATCGATACCAGTGGCGATGCGGTGCTGGCCGGCATGCTCGGAGGAGAGGCGGATCTGACGGAACCCGCCCGGCTACAGCGTCCCGCCTATGTCTTCGGCATCCAAGGCGTGACCGGGGGGGAATCCGGCTTGCAGCTCGCGGGGCGGATCGTGGGCGGTGTCCGGAACGGAGTTCTGCCAAAAGAAGCGCTCGGGCTGCACTTTCGTGCCAGCGGCCGGGTGGCCGAGAGCTTCGGCACCATCGACCTCTCCGGCACGGAGGAGGGCGACTACGATCCTTTGGATGCCGCATGCCTCACCCGCCTCGAGCGGAGTGGACGTGCGACCGCGGCCGTCGCGATTGATTTCCTGAAACGCGAGGCCCCCGGGTGGGAGGGAGCCTACATTTCCCACTGGCCGGTGAGAGCCGGAGTCCGGGAAAGCCGCCGCTGGAAAGGGCGGCACCTGCTCACTGGCGCGGAGGTCCTCTCCGGTGCCAGCCATCCCGATGACATCGCGCTCGCGACCTGGCCCTTGGAATTCCGCGAGACGAACCGCGGCCCGAAGCTGCGCTATCCCGAGAGCGAGCAGCCTGCGGGAATCCCCCTCGGCAGCCTGATTCCGATGGGCTTGGAGAATGTTTTTACTGCCGGTCGTTGCCTTTCCTGCGACCACGAGGCACAGGCGTCGATCCGTGTGATGGGCACCTGCTTCGCGACCGGTCAGGCTGCAGGGATGGCCGCCGCCCTCGCCGCGAAAGGGGAGTCCCCGGAAGAAGCACCGGCCGCACTGCGGAAGGCCTTTGGTTAG
- a CDS encoding acyl carrier protein: MKRMPTAEEVVAMLSEEGIVDLPADFPVDGDLFAEGMDSMAVMQLIVVAEERFGAIIGPEDASRENLATPEDLARLIALKSGGAG, from the coding sequence ATGAAGCGGATGCCAACGGCAGAAGAGGTGGTGGCCATGCTCAGCGAAGAGGGGATTGTAGATCTGCCCGCGGATTTTCCTGTGGATGGCGACCTGTTTGCGGAGGGCATGGACTCCATGGCCGTGATGCAATTGATCGTCGTCGCGGAGGAACGCTTTGGTGCGATCATCGGACCCGAAGATGCAAGCCGTGAAAACCTGGCCACGCCTGAGGATCTCGCCCGTCTCATCGCCCTGAAATCGGGAGGTGCCGGATGA
- a CDS encoding beta-ketoacyl synthase N-terminal-like domain-containing protein, with amino-acid sequence MSRISITGTGAVSSAGWGVEALMVALERGVRPEASSLSRERKNGDLVVTPVLKAPAAPPTLPKSPRLRRVSPISKFSVAAAIEALGEDRIAKVAAGELRLGVICTLLNGCVNYSNRFFGEVLADPSVASPILFPETVFNAPSSHLSALFGSTAPNDTLLGDGAEIFTGLEIATEWLLRGDCDAVLVVAAEELDWLSAEALALYSRNITPSEGAAAILLEIASGGPQLLAVPDPVALPPGADRAMALRQACGATGVRDDGRTLLSDSRTGAARYDRSEDDALAGWSGPQLSPKKILGESFAAAAGLQLVAAVEWVKSGKADQALVAVLGGNEQAAACLIGSGS; translated from the coding sequence ATGAGTCGCATCTCGATCACAGGCACTGGAGCGGTCAGTTCGGCAGGTTGGGGCGTGGAAGCTTTGATGGTTGCGCTGGAACGCGGCGTGCGTCCGGAAGCTTCCAGCTTGTCCCGCGAGCGCAAGAATGGCGACCTCGTGGTGACTCCGGTGCTGAAGGCCCCGGCCGCTCCACCGACCCTGCCGAAGAGCCCGCGGCTCCGGCGCGTTAGCCCGATCTCCAAGTTCTCCGTCGCCGCTGCGATCGAGGCGTTGGGAGAAGACCGCATCGCAAAGGTAGCTGCCGGCGAGCTGCGGCTTGGCGTGATCTGCACCTTGCTCAATGGCTGTGTGAACTACTCGAACCGCTTTTTCGGAGAAGTCCTGGCGGATCCTTCCGTCGCAAGCCCGATCCTTTTCCCTGAGACGGTCTTCAACGCGCCCTCCAGCCACCTCTCGGCGCTCTTCGGTTCGACCGCCCCGAACGACACCTTGTTAGGGGATGGGGCGGAAATATTCACCGGTTTGGAAATCGCTACCGAGTGGCTCTTGAGGGGCGACTGCGATGCCGTGCTCGTCGTCGCCGCAGAGGAACTCGACTGGCTGAGTGCGGAAGCGCTCGCGCTTTACTCGCGGAACATCACTCCCTCGGAAGGAGCGGCGGCGATTCTCCTGGAGATTGCTAGCGGCGGCCCGCAATTGCTTGCCGTCCCGGATCCTGTGGCGCTGCCGCCCGGGGCTGATCGAGCGATGGCGCTTCGCCAGGCATGCGGTGCGACGGGTGTGCGGGACGATGGGCGAACCCTTCTCTCGGACAGTCGTACGGGTGCTGCTCGATATGACCGCTCGGAAGACGACGCCCTTGCCGGATGGTCGGGACCTCAGCTCTCGCCGAAGAAGATCCTCGGCGAATCGTTCGCCGCCGCGGCGGGTTTACAACTCGTTGCCGCGGTCGAGTGGGTGAAGAGCGGAAAGGCGGATCAAGCTCTTGTGGCAGTGCTCGGAGGGAATGAACAGGCAGCCGCTTGTTTGATCGGGAGTGGCAGTTGA
- a CDS encoding beta-ketoacyl-[acyl-carrier-protein] synthase family protein — MAYSADRSISASLRPVVITGAGITTSMGADMAQNAAGFRAGRTAFRPVTLFDVTRQRVGTAGEMDLPESLPGIGRREWSRMDRGTRMALIAAREALAMAGLPGGQMPVMVGTSAAAMPVGEQYYLQSVEGRSKRGQFLRVQTYQPQYQMTAMMQALDVQGPLRILSNACASGANAIGHAFQLVSEGKADRALAGGYDALCQLVFAGFDSLQALSPSGIPRPFDAARDGLAIGEGAGFVVVESEASAKARGAKILARVLSYAAATDIHHLTQPHPEGDAALNTMTRATRAAGLAPEQIDYINSHGTGTPLNDVAEANAILRWAGDATSRIRVSSTKSAIGHLLGGAGSVESVICLIALQDQFLPASLGVRELDPGVKFDLVQQPREALVRTVLTNSFGFGGANATLIFQKEDAQ, encoded by the coding sequence GTGGCTTACTCTGCCGACCGATCAATTTCAGCCTCTCTCCGTCCCGTCGTCATCACTGGCGCTGGGATCACGACCTCCATGGGAGCGGACATGGCGCAGAATGCCGCCGGTTTCCGGGCGGGGCGCACGGCATTCCGGCCAGTAACGCTTTTTGATGTCACCCGGCAGCGGGTAGGCACGGCAGGAGAGATGGATCTCCCGGAAAGCCTGCCTGGCATCGGCCGCCGCGAGTGGTCGCGCATGGACCGCGGTACGCGGATGGCCTTGATTGCCGCGCGTGAGGCCCTGGCAATGGCCGGGCTTCCCGGAGGGCAGATGCCAGTGATGGTGGGCACTTCCGCCGCGGCGATGCCGGTGGGGGAACAATACTATCTCCAATCCGTGGAGGGGCGCTCCAAGCGTGGGCAATTCCTGCGCGTGCAGACTTACCAGCCGCAGTACCAGATGACGGCGATGATGCAGGCGCTGGACGTTCAAGGCCCGCTCCGCATTTTGTCGAATGCCTGCGCCTCCGGTGCGAATGCAATCGGCCATGCCTTTCAGCTCGTGAGCGAAGGCAAAGCGGATCGCGCGCTGGCTGGTGGCTACGATGCCTTGTGCCAGCTCGTTTTCGCGGGCTTCGATTCGCTGCAGGCCCTTTCTCCGTCCGGCATCCCGCGTCCCTTTGATGCCGCCCGCGATGGTCTGGCCATCGGTGAAGGCGCGGGTTTCGTGGTGGTGGAGTCCGAGGCGTCGGCGAAAGCCCGTGGTGCCAAGATCCTCGCCCGAGTGCTTTCCTACGCCGCCGCTACCGACATCCATCACCTCACGCAGCCGCATCCAGAAGGAGATGCCGCGCTCAATACAATGACGCGTGCCACCCGTGCCGCGGGACTTGCTCCAGAGCAGATCGACTACATCAACTCCCACGGCACCGGCACGCCGCTCAATGATGTGGCGGAGGCGAACGCCATCCTGCGATGGGCCGGTGATGCGACTTCTCGCATCCGTGTCTCCTCCACGAAGTCGGCGATCGGCCACTTGTTAGGAGGTGCTGGATCCGTGGAATCCGTGATCTGCCTCATCGCGCTTCAGGATCAGTTCCTGCCCGCCAGTTTGGGCGTGCGCGAACTCGATCCGGGGGTGAAATTCGATCTCGTCCAGCAGCCGCGCGAGGCACTTGTTAGAACCGTCCTGACCAACTCCTTCGGCTTCGGTGGGGCGAATGCCACACTCATTTTCCAAAAGGAGGACGCACAATGA
- a CDS encoding alpha/beta hydrolase, with protein MKFTIGLFLSGMIALATSGTAQEAPRRPAELDAPITLGPDDKPAYPAPPEGYNKRQDLEPRGRLEMVEYESKVVGTKRKMQVYTPPLYSADQKYPVLYLLHGIGGDETEWQRFVNVDALLDNLIREKKATPMIVVMPNGRAQKDDRPTGNVYAAAPAFANFERDLLEDVIPAIDSRYSTNADREHRALAGLSMGGGQTLNFGLTHLDTFAWIGAFSPAPNTRPPGELVPNPEKTIKDLKFLMLTCGNKDGLINISQGVHAYLKQNKVPHLWHVDDLGHDATHWGHALYEFAQRIFR; from the coding sequence ATGAAATTCACCATCGGCCTCTTTCTCTCAGGGATGATCGCGCTTGCCACCAGTGGCACGGCGCAGGAAGCCCCGAGACGTCCCGCAGAACTCGACGCCCCTATCACGCTCGGTCCGGATGACAAGCCTGCCTACCCGGCTCCTCCCGAGGGTTACAATAAACGCCAAGACCTCGAACCCCGCGGTCGGCTGGAGATGGTCGAATACGAATCGAAAGTCGTCGGCACCAAGAGGAAGATGCAGGTATATACTCCGCCACTCTACTCTGCGGACCAAAAGTATCCGGTCCTCTACCTTCTCCACGGTATCGGCGGAGATGAGACCGAGTGGCAGCGCTTCGTGAATGTGGACGCCCTTCTCGACAACCTGATCCGCGAGAAGAAAGCCACGCCGATGATCGTCGTCATGCCGAATGGACGAGCGCAAAAGGACGACCGTCCTACCGGCAATGTCTATGCCGCCGCTCCCGCCTTCGCCAATTTCGAGCGTGACCTTTTGGAGGATGTGATCCCGGCGATCGACTCCCGCTATAGCACGAATGCGGACCGCGAGCACCGCGCTCTCGCCGGTCTCTCCATGGGTGGCGGCCAAACACTCAATTTCGGCCTCACGCATCTCGATACCTTTGCATGGATCGGAGCCTTCTCCCCGGCGCCTAACACCAGGCCTCCCGGAGAACTTGTCCCCAACCCCGAGAAAACCATCAAAGACCTGAAGTTTCTCATGCTTACCTGTGGCAATAAGGACGGCCTCATCAACATCAGCCAAGGAGTGCATGCCTACCTGAAGCAGAACAAGGTGCCTCATCTCTGGCACGTCGACGACCTCGGCCACGATGCGACTCACTGGGGACACGCGCTCTACGAATTTGCACAGCGTATTTTCCGCTGA
- a CDS encoding efflux RND transporter permease subunit, translated as MRSFTDTFIKHPVLAIVVNLVIVLVGWRAIGSLPVQQYPKLESSSVLVTTLYYGASAETVRGFLTTPIERAVSQIGGVDHVESTSRAGVSTVTVRLKLNHNTTAALSEINARLQQVRAELPAEAEPPTVEIQRADRPYATFYLSFTSSERSVSAVTDWLARSLQPQFATLPGVQRVTIEGGRQIAMRVWIDPERLAEMNLTPGDVHSALRRNNYLAAVGRTKGNLVEINLLANTDLRSTDDFEKLIVVERNGSIVRLSDVAKVELGAEEPDYIAKHSEKEGVYLGIWPLVGSNEIDVANALEKEMERIKPTLPQDIEMHLAFDGTMFMREALKEISKTLVETILIVGLAVFIFMGSIRTALVPLIAMPISLIGTAAIMLACGFSLNLLTILAIVLSVGLVVDDAIVVVENVERHVREGKSRIQAALIGARELKGPVVAMTITLAAVYAPIGFQGGLTGSLFLEFAITLAAAVIVSGFVALTLSPVMSSRFIHSKGEEGRLTRLVNHLFDKVKAVYAVLLDGALQIRWVIMGVAVLIMLAAVPFYMFSESELAPVEDQSHISLFLDTPPDATIEAANRESLALVEKIKTFPETDYMWSLTAGWGGFGGMATKGWKDRTRTTEEMYGEVFGAVSQVPGIRVFPRLDPPLPTSGQYDVELVLQTDGPVEPMIQTAYEIIGAGFQSGKFLYVDTDLKIDRPEARVQIDREKIADLGLDLAGVGQELGTLLGGAYVNRFNYFDRSYKVIPQLGDDDRATVGPLLDLKIKTPAGDLVPVSTFTTVEATTSPRTLNRFQQRNSVKIFGGVTPGVTKEAGLTVLEDAAKKAIGPDVTIDYAGESRQIRKEGSALVVTLGFAVMLIYLVLAAQFHSFRDPLIILLGSVPLAISGALVFTFLGFTTINIYSQVGLITLVGLIAKNGILIVEFANELQAKGLEKVAALREAAQTRLRPVLMTTAATVFGHAPLIFVTGAGAESRNSIGIVLVAGMIVGTLFTLFVVPAFYSIIAAKHEAVPDIEVEEAFGGPHTPVPTPA; from the coding sequence ATGCGCTCCTTTACCGATACCTTTATCAAGCACCCGGTGTTGGCCATTGTGGTCAACCTCGTGATCGTCCTCGTCGGCTGGCGGGCGATCGGCTCGCTGCCGGTGCAGCAGTATCCGAAGCTGGAAAGCTCCTCCGTGCTCGTCACGACGCTCTACTACGGGGCGAGTGCGGAAACGGTACGCGGCTTCCTCACCACGCCGATCGAGCGGGCGGTCTCGCAGATCGGCGGCGTCGACCATGTGGAATCCACCAGCCGTGCCGGCGTGAGCACGGTGACGGTGCGTCTTAAGCTGAATCACAACACCACGGCGGCACTTTCCGAGATCAATGCACGTCTCCAACAGGTCCGTGCGGAATTGCCAGCGGAAGCGGAGCCGCCGACGGTGGAGATCCAGCGCGCGGACCGGCCCTACGCGACCTTCTATCTGAGCTTCACTTCCTCGGAGCGAAGCGTCTCAGCGGTGACGGACTGGCTGGCGCGTTCGCTCCAGCCGCAATTCGCCACCCTTCCCGGCGTGCAGCGCGTGACCATCGAAGGCGGTCGCCAGATCGCAATGCGCGTGTGGATCGATCCGGAGCGTCTCGCGGAGATGAACCTGACACCGGGCGATGTCCATTCCGCGCTTCGTCGGAACAACTACCTCGCCGCGGTGGGACGTACGAAGGGCAATCTCGTCGAGATCAACCTGCTGGCGAATACCGACCTGCGCTCCACGGATGACTTCGAAAAGCTGATCGTCGTCGAGCGGAATGGATCGATCGTGCGCCTTAGCGATGTCGCGAAGGTCGAACTCGGCGCGGAAGAGCCGGATTACATCGCGAAGCACAGCGAAAAGGAGGGCGTGTATCTCGGCATCTGGCCTCTCGTCGGATCAAACGAGATCGATGTCGCGAATGCGCTCGAGAAAGAGATGGAGCGCATCAAGCCCACTCTGCCCCAGGACATCGAGATGCACCTGGCTTTTGATGGCACGATGTTCATGCGCGAGGCGCTGAAGGAAATCAGCAAGACGCTGGTGGAGACGATTCTGATCGTCGGTCTGGCTGTGTTCATTTTCATGGGCTCGATCCGCACGGCCTTGGTGCCGTTGATTGCGATGCCCATCTCGTTGATCGGCACCGCGGCGATCATGCTGGCCTGCGGCTTCAGCCTGAACCTGCTGACCATCCTTGCCATTGTACTCTCCGTCGGCCTCGTGGTGGACGACGCGATCGTGGTCGTCGAAAACGTAGAGCGTCACGTCCGCGAAGGGAAGTCGCGCATCCAGGCTGCCCTGATCGGAGCACGGGAGCTGAAGGGCCCGGTGGTCGCGATGACGATCACCTTGGCCGCGGTTTATGCGCCGATCGGTTTCCAAGGCGGTCTCACGGGATCCCTCTTCCTTGAGTTCGCGATCACACTGGCGGCAGCGGTGATCGTTTCGGGCTTCGTGGCGCTAACGCTTTCGCCGGTCATGAGCTCGCGCTTCATCCACTCGAAGGGTGAGGAAGGCAGGCTCACCCGCCTGGTGAACCATCTCTTCGACAAGGTGAAGGCGGTCTATGCGGTGCTGCTGGACGGTGCCCTGCAGATCCGCTGGGTGATCATGGGTGTGGCCGTGCTGATCATGCTCGCGGCGGTGCCGTTCTACATGTTCTCGGAAAGCGAACTGGCCCCGGTGGAAGACCAGAGCCACATCAGCCTCTTCCTCGATACTCCGCCGGATGCGACGATCGAGGCCGCCAACCGTGAATCTTTGGCGTTGGTTGAGAAGATCAAGACCTTCCCGGAAACGGATTACATGTGGTCGCTCACCGCAGGGTGGGGGGGCTTCGGTGGCATGGCCACGAAGGGCTGGAAAGATCGCACCCGCACGACCGAGGAAATGTATGGCGAGGTCTTCGGTGCCGTTTCGCAGGTGCCAGGCATCCGGGTCTTCCCGCGGCTTGATCCACCTCTGCCGACCTCGGGACAATACGATGTCGAACTGGTCTTGCAGACCGACGGCCCGGTGGAACCGATGATTCAGACGGCCTATGAAATCATCGGAGCGGGCTTCCAGAGCGGCAAGTTCCTCTACGTCGATACGGACCTGAAGATCGACCGCCCGGAAGCACGCGTGCAGATCGATCGCGAGAAGATTGCCGACCTCGGTCTGGATCTTGCGGGCGTGGGCCAGGAGTTGGGCACCTTGCTCGGCGGAGCCTACGTGAACCGCTTCAATTACTTCGACCGCAGCTACAAGGTGATCCCTCAGCTCGGCGACGATGATCGCGCAACGGTCGGCCCCTTGCTCGACCTGAAGATCAAGACTCCTGCCGGTGACCTCGTGCCCGTATCCACCTTCACCACCGTGGAGGCCACGACTTCACCGCGCACCCTGAACCGCTTCCAGCAGCGGAATTCCGTCAAGATCTTCGGCGGCGTCACGCCGGGTGTGACGAAAGAAGCGGGGCTCACCGTGCTGGAAGATGCAGCGAAGAAAGCGATCGGGCCGGACGTGACCATCGACTACGCTGGTGAATCCCGGCAAATCCGGAAGGAAGGCTCGGCGCTTGTCGTGACCCTCGGCTTTGCGGTGATGCTGATCTACCTCGTGCTCGCCGCGCAGTTCCACAGCTTCCGAGATCCCTTGATCATCCTGCTTGGCTCGGTGCCGCTTGCCATCTCCGGCGCGCTGGTCTTCACCTTCCTCGGCTTTACGACGATCAATATCTATTCGCAGGTTGGCCTCATCACCTTGGTGGGACTCATTGCGAAAAACGGCATCCTCATCGTGGAGTTCGCGAACGAACTTCAGGCGAAAGGCCTGGAGAAGGTCGCCGCTCTCCGTGAAGCAGCGCAGACCCGCTTGCGCCCCGTCTTGATGACCACTGCCGCGACGGTCTTCGGCCATGCCCCGCTGATCTTCGTCACCGGTGCCGGTGCCGAGTCCCGGAATAGTATCGGCATCGTGCTCGTCGCGGGTATGATCGTCGGAACCTTGTTCACCCTCTTCGTGGTGCCTGCCTTCTACTCCATCATCGCGGCGAAGCACGAGGCCGTGCCGGATATCGAGGTGGAGGAAGCCTTTGGTGGTCCTCACACGCCGGTGCCGACGCCGGCCTGA
- a CDS encoding efflux RND transporter periplasmic adaptor subunit: MKASHWVASLALVAAVVAVGAGLAAKKKADIQKSIEEAAMMPEQMEAVIVQTAREVEHRRTTTAVGSVLALRSVTLKNEVSGTVAKVDLTPGKIVEAGEVLVALDVSVEEAELRALDAQAALTETNLKRADTLVSSSATSKKDLDQARAERDVALAQTERTKAMIARKIIRAPFRARIGLSDVHPGQYLEEGTELTTLQGVDEAVYVDFSVTQAVAAGLKQGDPVEVAGSSKETPVTATIEALDARIDRATRSGWVRAKVADAAKVPPPGASVQVRVPLGPPRKVVAIPISGLRRGPQGDHVFVVIADKEGKPRASTRLVQSGAVLGDEVLIEKGLSAGEQLAASGSFKLREGVLVADMGKAPQGQQAQ, translated from the coding sequence ATGAAGGCATCACATTGGGTTGCATCTTTAGCGCTGGTCGCCGCCGTGGTTGCGGTGGGTGCCGGTCTGGCTGCGAAGAAGAAGGCGGATATTCAAAAGTCGATCGAGGAGGCGGCAATGATGCCGGAGCAAATGGAGGCGGTGATCGTGCAAACGGCCCGCGAGGTCGAGCACCGTCGCACCACCACCGCAGTGGGCAGCGTGCTGGCCCTTCGCTCGGTGACCTTGAAAAACGAGGTCTCCGGGACGGTTGCCAAAGTCGACCTCACGCCGGGGAAGATCGTGGAGGCGGGCGAGGTGCTGGTGGCGCTGGATGTTTCCGTGGAAGAAGCGGAGCTCAGGGCGCTGGATGCACAAGCTGCGCTGACCGAGACGAACTTGAAGCGCGCCGACACGCTGGTTTCCAGTAGCGCGACCTCGAAGAAGGATCTCGATCAAGCACGTGCGGAGCGCGATGTGGCGCTGGCGCAGACCGAGCGGACGAAGGCCATGATCGCGCGCAAGATCATCCGCGCGCCCTTCCGCGCACGGATCGGTCTTTCGGACGTCCATCCGGGACAATATCTGGAGGAGGGCACGGAACTGACCACGCTGCAGGGCGTGGATGAGGCGGTCTACGTGGACTTCTCCGTCACGCAGGCGGTGGCTGCCGGCTTGAAGCAGGGCGACCCGGTTGAGGTTGCCGGCTCCAGCAAGGAGACGCCGGTCACCGCCACGATCGAAGCCCTCGATGCGCGCATCGATCGCGCGACACGTAGCGGCTGGGTGCGTGCGAAAGTAGCGGACGCCGCCAAGGTGCCGCCACCGGGCGCTTCGGTGCAGGTGCGGGTGCCTCTCGGTCCACCGCGCAAGGTGGTCGCGATTCCGATCAGCGGGCTGCGTCGCGGCCCACAGGGTGACCACGTGTTCGTGGTCATCGCGGACAAGGAAGGAAAGCCGCGGGCTTCTACCCGACTGGTCCAAAGCGGAGCGGTGCTCGGTGACGAGGTGCTGATCGAAAAGGGCCTCAGCGCGGGCGAGCAGCTCGCGGCTTCCGGTTCCTTCAAGTTGCGCGAAGGCGTGCTGGTCGCGGACATGGGCAAGGCCCCGCAAGGCCAGCAGGCGCAGTAA